From Bacillus sp. SM2101, a single genomic window includes:
- a CDS encoding NUDIX hydrolase, which yields MKIKTVYSFLILLIATKMKKYEPRSGSFAVIICGERILLCYNVWRNQWEIPAGRREEGETPKQCAIRELFEETGQEVNDLSFKGLLKVKNKHSGEVKYNPVYYSTVDKLQPFRDNDETSEIMLWNYKDNIRNVDLVDIQILDFI from the coding sequence TTGAAAATAAAAACGGTTTACAGTTTCTTGATTTTATTAATTGCAACGAAGATGAAGAAATATGAACCGCGTAGCGGTTCTTTTGCGGTAATCATATGTGGAGAGCGTATTCTTTTATGCTATAACGTATGGAGAAATCAATGGGAGATACCAGCAGGTAGAAGAGAAGAAGGTGAAACCCCGAAGCAGTGTGCTATAAGAGAGTTGTTTGAGGAAACAGGACAAGAAGTAAATGATTTATCATTTAAAGGTTTACTTAAGGTGAAAAATAAACATAGTGGTGAAGTAAAGTATAATCCTGTTTATTACTCAACAGTAGATAAATTGCAACCTTTCAGAGATAACGATGAAACTTCAGAAATTATGCTATGGAATTATAAGGATAATATTAGGAATGTTGATCTCGTAGATATACAAATTCTAGATTTTATCTAA
- a CDS encoding S41 family peptidase: MDKEILFNHFSKVIELLEQHYVVASKKEKLLSGLREKNSDDFKNIKSLSEFATFVTEMLMQLSGDKHLYIDLFTDQEDGNFLEEDWLKKELESERTNNFGFTEVKVMPNNIGYMKITQFMNPDRGIDTAIAAMKMLENTDATIIDLRHNRGGYGELGEYILSYFFDDEPILLSTTHDMNIKDFQTFTHPFVVGKRKLNHPLYILINCKTGSAAEYFTYVLLAHEKAIIVGEPSAGAANRNTYYPLTDGIRLSISTGEPIVEITGSNWEGEGVIPNIKCAPEDALDKAIAHLQQSE, from the coding sequence ATGGACAAAGAAATTTTATTTAATCACTTTTCAAAAGTGATAGAACTGTTAGAGCAGCATTACGTTGTTGCATCTAAAAAAGAAAAATTACTAAGTGGCTTACGGGAAAAGAATTCTGACGATTTTAAAAATATTAAATCCCTAAGCGAATTTGCTACATTTGTAACAGAGATGTTGATGCAGCTTAGTGGAGACAAGCATTTATACATTGATTTATTCACTGATCAAGAAGATGGTAACTTTCTAGAGGAGGATTGGCTAAAAAAAGAACTGGAATCAGAAAGAACAAACAACTTTGGGTTTACCGAAGTAAAGGTTATGCCAAATAATATCGGTTACATGAAAATAACACAGTTTATGAATCCTGATAGAGGTATAGATACAGCCATTGCAGCGATGAAAATGTTAGAAAATACGGATGCAACAATTATTGATTTACGTCACAATCGTGGGGGATATGGAGAGCTAGGAGAATACATACTTAGCTACTTTTTTGATGATGAACCTATACTACTATCTACTACTCATGATATGAATATAAAAGATTTCCAAACTTTCACCCATCCTTTTGTTGTTGGCAAACGCAAACTAAATCATCCACTTTACATATTAATTAACTGTAAAACTGGATCAGCAGCTGAGTACTTTACTTATGTACTCCTAGCTCATGAGAAAGCAATTATTGTAGGTGAACCTTCAGCAGGAGCTGCAAATAGAAATACGTATTATCCATTAACTGATGGAATAAGACTATCTATTTCAACTGGGGAACCTATTGTTGAAATAACCGGTTCTAACTGGGAGGGCGAAGGTGTCATTCCAAATATCAAATGTGCTCCTGAAGATGCCTTAGACAAAGCTATAGCACATTTACAACAAAGTGAATGA
- a CDS encoding MMPL family transporter translates to MKTIIKFRWAMIIFWLIVSALLITTMPNLDDLVREKGQPKIPDEYSSVVSNQLLDDLKGTTTSKENIDVVAVFHEDEPLTPAQLNNIEQEIANLQNKQEELAITHIATHFKNEELLNQFVSEDGTTVMAVISVDKAGKKVSEVREELKKELNGSEVKTYLTGNEFINEDQIQNTGEGVKKTELFTVIFIILVLIVVFRSPITPIISLLIVALTYICSLSIVAHLVDAFDFPFSTTTQTFLILVLFGIGTDYNILLLSRFKEELSNNQEITEAIVTTYRTAGKTVAYSGLAVFIGFSILGFAQFSVFQSSVAVAVSVATLLVVLYTMMPFFMSVIGKFMFWPVQKQKGHGESRLWSILGKFSMARPIISIIIVVMITIPFLLLSKGELSYNSIDEVSDTYESVQGFNILAEKFSPGKALPTTVVIAADESLDSNEKLALIDDLTASLMNIEGVETVYGPTRPQGEKIAELYIEDQVGEVNEGLSTANDGLIEIADGLSGTNENFSSPKDFADLDRLIDGTEEVANNMKQLTNALQQVNNGSEIGVQGSRELANAVATLENNLTKLDTSLAGLLANYEQLQSGYGSFAYEYGNLEKQLAFIQSTTIEMQSLVTQIESAYPEVASDPNMLALNTAIDTLAVQSTALTDGLIELNNRFSSTNDVFVQANEGLEQIIAGHNQLVTASKELTQAASELADGLEIGSLGQSEILFNMEGIENGILMINDGQQQLKNELEELSSGMNELEKGLSKSSEGLNEISVGLHDATNYLDKVTQSEGTSSFFVPEELLEGDYQDVLNTYMSDERSTFKLTVELSVDPYSTEAISVINQLNSVIESELVSSNIMGTTYAIGGISSINNDLNMMANDDFSRTIILMLVGIFVVLVLIMRAFWIPIFIIASLILSYYTALSMTDLLFVHVFGYSGLSWTIPFFSFIMIIALGVDYSIFLMMRFKENIELSTIEALVIAKKQMGKVVISAATILCGTFAAMYPAGVLSLTQMATVVIIGLTLLTVIMLPVFIPALISLQTKMNRNHFTKTNRSKSLTD, encoded by the coding sequence ATGAAGACAATTATAAAATTTCGTTGGGCAATGATTATTTTTTGGTTAATTGTATCTGCTTTATTAATAACAACAATGCCTAATTTAGATGATTTAGTTAGGGAAAAGGGGCAGCCCAAAATACCAGATGAATATTCATCAGTTGTGTCTAATCAATTACTAGATGACTTGAAGGGTACAACTACAAGTAAAGAAAATATAGACGTCGTCGCCGTCTTTCATGAAGATGAACCTCTTACACCTGCTCAGCTAAATAACATTGAGCAGGAAATAGCCAATTTACAGAACAAACAAGAGGAACTAGCGATCACTCATATCGCTACACATTTTAAAAACGAAGAATTATTAAATCAATTTGTTTCTGAAGATGGTACAACAGTAATGGCAGTTATCAGTGTAGACAAAGCTGGGAAAAAAGTGAGTGAAGTACGTGAAGAACTAAAAAAGGAATTAAATGGTAGTGAGGTGAAGACTTATTTAACAGGTAACGAATTTATTAATGAAGATCAAATTCAGAATACAGGAGAAGGTGTTAAAAAAACCGAACTTTTTACAGTTATTTTTATTATCCTTGTATTAATTGTCGTATTTCGTTCTCCAATCACACCGATCATTTCATTATTAATCGTTGCTCTCACTTATATTTGCTCATTAAGTATTGTAGCGCATTTAGTTGATGCATTTGATTTCCCATTTTCAACAACTACACAGACATTTTTAATCTTAGTTTTATTCGGTATTGGTACGGACTATAATATTTTACTATTAAGCAGGTTTAAGGAAGAGCTAAGTAATAATCAAGAAATAACTGAAGCGATAGTCACCACATACAGAACAGCTGGTAAAACAGTTGCATATAGTGGTTTAGCTGTGTTTATTGGTTTTAGTATATTAGGTTTTGCTCAGTTTTCTGTTTTTCAATCCTCTGTCGCTGTAGCTGTGTCAGTTGCCACGTTATTAGTTGTGTTATACACAATGATGCCCTTTTTTATGAGTGTAATTGGTAAATTTATGTTCTGGCCAGTGCAAAAGCAGAAAGGGCATGGTGAAAGCAGACTGTGGTCTATATTAGGAAAGTTTTCAATGGCTCGTCCAATTATTTCAATTATTATTGTAGTTATGATTACAATCCCATTTTTACTATTGTCTAAAGGAGAGTTATCGTATAACAGTATAGATGAAGTAAGTGATACGTATGAATCAGTACAAGGCTTTAACATTCTTGCTGAAAAATTTTCACCTGGTAAAGCATTACCTACTACGGTTGTTATTGCTGCTGATGAAAGCTTAGATTCTAATGAAAAGTTAGCTCTCATCGATGATTTAACTGCATCCCTTATGAATATAGAGGGAGTGGAAACTGTATACGGACCAACAAGACCACAAGGAGAGAAAATAGCAGAGTTATATATTGAAGATCAAGTAGGTGAAGTGAACGAAGGTTTATCAACAGCTAACGATGGACTAATAGAAATTGCAGATGGATTATCAGGTACGAATGAGAATTTCTCATCACCAAAAGATTTTGCTGATTTAGATAGGCTCATAGATGGCACTGAAGAAGTTGCAAATAATATGAAGCAGCTAACAAATGCATTACAGCAAGTTAATAATGGCTCAGAAATTGGTGTACAAGGATCAAGAGAACTAGCTAATGCTGTAGCAACTTTAGAAAATAACTTAACAAAGCTAGATACATCATTGGCAGGGTTACTTGCAAACTATGAACAGCTTCAAAGTGGGTATGGTTCATTTGCATATGAATACGGTAATTTGGAAAAGCAATTAGCATTCATTCAGTCAACAACAATTGAAATGCAAAGCTTAGTTACTCAAATAGAAAGTGCATACCCAGAAGTGGCATCTGACCCAAATATGTTGGCATTGAATACAGCCATTGATACATTAGCAGTACAGTCTACAGCTTTAACAGATGGTTTGATAGAGCTAAACAATCGATTTTCTTCGACTAATGATGTGTTTGTTCAAGCAAATGAAGGGCTTGAGCAAATCATAGCAGGACATAATCAATTAGTGACTGCTTCGAAAGAATTGACTCAAGCAGCTTCAGAGCTTGCTGATGGCTTAGAGATAGGCAGTCTAGGACAATCAGAAATTCTATTTAATATGGAAGGGATAGAAAATGGAATTTTAATGATCAATGATGGCCAGCAACAACTGAAGAATGAACTAGAGGAATTATCTTCTGGAATGAATGAATTAGAAAAAGGTCTCTCTAAAAGCTCAGAAGGGTTAAACGAAATTTCAGTAGGACTTCACGATGCAACCAACTATTTAGATAAGGTAACACAATCTGAGGGAACTTCTTCGTTCTTTGTTCCTGAAGAATTACTTGAAGGAGACTATCAGGATGTCCTAAATACGTATATGTCTGATGAAAGAAGTACGTTCAAATTGACAGTTGAGTTATCTGTAGATCCGTATTCAACAGAAGCAATTTCAGTCATTAATCAACTAAACTCTGTCATTGAAAGTGAACTTGTATCTTCCAATATAATGGGTACAACGTATGCAATAGGTGGGATTTCTTCAATAAATAACGATTTAAATATGATGGCAAACGATGACTTTTCTCGCACAATTATTTTAATGTTAGTAGGAATTTTTGTCGTACTCGTCTTAATTATGAGGGCCTTTTGGATACCAATATTTATTATTGCATCTCTTATATTAAGTTATTATACAGCTCTATCAATGACTGATTTACTTTTTGTTCATGTTTTTGGATACAGTGGATTGTCTTGGACCATTCCATTCTTTTCATTCATTATGATCATTGCACTTGGAGTCGATTATAGTATTTTCCTAATGATGAGATTTAAAGAAAATATTGAACTTTCAACAATTGAAGCATTAGTAATTGCTAAAAAACAAATGGGTAAAGTCGTTATTTCAGCTGCTACAATTTTATGTGGAACGTTTGCAGCAATGTATCCAGCAGGTGTGCTGTCGTTAACTCAAATGGCTACTGTAGTAATCATTGGTTTAACACTCCTGACTGTCATTATGCTACCTGTTTTTATACCAGCACTTATTTCTTTGCAAACGAAAATGAATAGAAATCATTTCACCAAAACTAATAGGTCTAAAAGTTTAACAGATTAA